GCTCCGGCGATCGCCACCGGGCCGCCCGGCTTCACGAACCGGGCGACGGAGTTCAAGAAGAGGTCATCCGTGCCGTAGTAGACGAACGAGTCGATGGAGACGATGGCGTCGAAGAATTCCGCGGCGAACGGCAGAGCTCGGGCGTCGGCGCGAAGCGGGAAGACGCCATCCTCGACCCCGGCGTCTTGCACGCGTCGGAGGTTCTCCGAGGGGCTGAACCAGAGGTCCGCAGCCCAAACCTGCACGCCGAATTCGCGGCGAAGGAAGATGGACGAGACAGCCCGCCCGCAGCCGAGGTCGAGTACCCGCATCCCCGCCCGGAGGTCAACCGCCTCGGCGAGCCACTCCGTCATCCACAGCGGGTTGGCCCCGCCACTGACGCCGGCGAGGAGCCACTTGGGGTGATAAGCCGAGGAGCGAGGGAAC
The genomic region above belongs to Tautonia rosea and contains:
- a CDS encoding SAM-dependent methyltransferase — translated: MDACFNSPRFPRSSAYHPKWLLAGVSGGANPLWMTEWLAEAVDLRAGMRVLDLGCGRAVSSIFLRREFGVQVWAADLWFSPSENLRRVQDAGVEDGVFPLRADARALPFAAEFFDAIVSIDSFVYYGTDDLFLNSVARFVKPGGPVAIAGAGLVREIDGPVPDHLRGWWTPDLWGLHSAAWWRRHWERTGIVDVELVDTLPDGWRLWRDWLEAIAPDNTTEIGALEDDRGRYLGYVRAVGRRRADVHLEEPIVSIPGEYVRRPLLRGSV